The Camelina sativa cultivar DH55 chromosome 14, Cs, whole genome shotgun sequence genome includes a window with the following:
- the LOC104741509 gene encoding uncharacterized protein LOC104741509: MKETIRCCIACILPCGALDVIRIVHSNGHVEEISGTITASEVMKAHPKHVLKKPSPPPSDNDERDVISATKIVVVPPEAELQRGKIYFLMPAAKSDKCAGGKIRRDNKSNANNAVKKRSSQHHRGSEKCNDENKDKSSEKDLLISDRYLTEILSEKVATQKDRRKGRVGVWRPHLESISEIITED; encoded by the coding sequence ATGAAGGAGACAATAAGGTGTTGCATCGCTTGCATTCTACCGTGCGGAGCTCTTGACGTGATCAGGATCGTTCACTCAAACGGACACGTTGAGGAGATCAGTGGGACGATCACGGCCAGCGAAGTCATGAAAGCTCACCCGAAGCACGTACTCAAGAAACCATCTCCTCCACCGTCCGACAACGACGAGCGTGACGTCATCTCAGCCACAAAGATCGTCGTCGTCCCTCCGGAAGCTGAGCTCCAACGTGGCAAGATTTATTTCCTCATGCCTGCAGCTAAATCTGATAAATGCGCCGGAGGAAAGATCCGCCGGGATAATAAAAGTAACGCAAACAACGCCGTCAAGAAGCGGTCGTCACAGCATCACCGCGGTAGTGAGAAATGTAATGACGAGAATAAAGATAAAAGTTCCGAGAAGGATTTGTTGATCTCTGATCGGTACTTGACGGAGATATTATCGGAGAAAGTGGCGACGCAAAAAGATCGGAGGAAGGGACGCGTCGGCGTGTGGAGACCGCACTTAGAAAGCATATCGGAGATCATAACTGAAGACTGA